The genomic window AAGAACCTCGAAGCCCACATTGCCGTCTACGGTCCAGACAACCACATGCGCCTGACCGGCAAGCACGAGACCGCGCCGTGGAATAAGTTCAGCTATGGGGTTGCTGACCGTGGCGCTTCGATCCGCGTGCCGCACTCCTTCATCAACAACGGCTACAAGGGCTACCTGGAAGATCGCCGTCCGAACTCCCAGGGCGACCCCTACCAGATCGCTTCGCAGATCCTGAAGACTATCTCCGAAGTTCCGACGGGTGCGAAGGCTGCAGCCTAAATACGTCGTGATGCAGCCCGGCGCCTTTTGCGTCCGGGCTGCAGCGCTTTCCAAGCTATGAGTTACCCCTTTTGGCTTGGGTCTGGAGCCGAGGAAAGGTTGGTCAACCTTCCTCGGCTTGTTCTTGGGCGCCCCCTTCGGCAGCATCGCTCCACTCGGAGCCTTTACCCCGACCGATCAATATCCGACCGTAAAGCGCTGGCGGATATGCGCCGGCCGCTCGAGCTCGTCGATGAGCGCAATCGCATAGTCCGCAAAGGAAATGCTGCTGCCCTTCTCGGTTGTTAGCAATTGATCCTTCCCGACACGGAATTTTCCCGTCTGCGGCCCGTCGAAGAACAGCGCAGACGGCGACAGAAACGTCCAGTTCACATCATCTTGTCGACGCAGCAACGCGAGAAACTCTCCGCCCTTCGTTGCTTCTGCCTTGTACGCGGCTGGGAATTCGGGGGACGACACCAGCGTCACACCCGGCGCGACCTCGAGGCTGCCCGCGCCGCCGACAATGAGATATCGCTTCACCCCGGAAGACTTCACAGCAGCAAGGAGGATCTCCGGATCGCTGGCCGTGAAGTGGACAGAGCTGATAGCCACATCGTGGTCCTTCAACAGGGAAGCCAGATGCTTTTCATCAAACACATCGCCTTTTTGCGCTGTGACGCCTTTGAGAGCAGGCACATTCTCTGGATGGCGAACGATAGCGGTGACATCGTGTCCACGCCGGACGAGTTCACCAAGGATGGCTGAGCCGGCATTGCCGGTCGCGCCGATCAGTGCGACTTTCATAGTTGGTTTCCTTTTGCACTGTGGTATCCATTCGATACCAGCTAACGAATGGAGCTCAGATGCCTCCGGACAGCGATCTTGTGAAGAAGGCACTTTCGCGAGACCTGGTTTCGCGCAAGAAACCGTCAGGGCGCTCAAAAGCGAAATGGCCGCTTGATCCCTACGCGGAAGGTTGCCCCACCCGGCTCGTTCTCGACCGCATCGCTGACAAATGGACAGTCCTGCTGCTGATCCTGCTCGCGGAGCGCCCGCACCGTTTCAACGAACTCCGGCGCAAAGTCGGTGGCCTGACACAGAAAATGGCGTCACAGACCCTGAAGGGGCTCGAACGTGACGGTCTCGTGAAACGGAAGGTGACACCGACCGTTCCGGTGACCGTGGAATACTCGATCACGCCCCTTGGGCGTACGCTGGAAATGACGGTCGACAGTTTGCGGCTCTGGGCGGAGCGCCACATGGCCGACGTTGCAAGAGCGCAAAAGCTCTATGACGGAACAAGCAACTGATGCTGCCTCGGCTATGAGAATCAGAGGCGAATGAATACGATGAGGCATGACCTTCTTCTATCTCATCGTCGCCATCGTGCTTGAAGTGATCGGCACTTCGGCGCTGCAGGCCTCCGAACAATTCACCAAGCCGAAGCCGCTGATCCTGACGGCACTTGGCTATGCAGCCTCGTTCTATTTCCTGTCGCTGGTGCTGCGCGCAATGCCGGTCGGCATCGCCTACGCGATCTGGTCAGGACTGGGCATCGTTCTGATCACGCTTGTTGGTCTGGTCTGGTTCGGCCAGAAGCTCGATACGCCTGCCGTGATTGGGCTCGGCCTCATCATTGCAGGCGTCGGCACCATCAACCTGTTTTCCTCGACAATTCAGCATTAGCGGCTGGGAGCCTCACCATGAGCCATCGCAAGACTGTTTGCGTCGCATTGTTTGTCAGCCTGCTGTCCGCCGTTCCGGCATCGGCTGAGATCGTGATGCGCGAGTCGGACATCCAAAATCTGCGGCTCGGCCAGCGCGTTTATGTCGACGACGGTTCATGCCCGGCAGGGCAAATCAGAGAAGTCTCTGGCGTCAAGCTGACGGCCGCTGGCGTAGCCCGCGTCCGCAAGTGCGCCGACCGTAAGACCATGCGACGCTAGACGGTTCGGCCGCCATCGACCGGCAATACGACACCGGTCACGAAGTTCGCATCGTCTGAGGCAAGATAGACGCACGCCTTCGCGATATCGTCGGGCTGTGACATCCGACCAAGCGGAATGGTCGCAATAAATTTCGCGCGGTTCTCCGGTGTATCCGGGACGCCCATGAAAGTTTCAAGCAGAGCCGTCTCGCCCATCACTGGCGCAACGCAGTTGACGCGGATCTTATCCGGCGCTAGCTCAGCGGCCATCGCACTCGACAGCAAGTTCACCGCGCCCTTTGATCCATTGTACCATGTCAGTCCCGGACGCGGACGAATGCCTCCCGTCGAACCGATATTGATGATGCAGCCGCCACCTTGCTTGCGCATCAGCGGCACCGTGGCGTTAGTCATGTGATAGATCGATTTGACGTTGATCGCGAAGACGCGGTCGAATTCCTCTTCGGTCACTTCCAGCATTGGCTTGTTGCGGAACGACCACCCGCGTTGTTGACCACGATGTCGAGCTTGCCGAAATTGTCGACCGCGGCGGCAACCGCCTTGTCGATATCGGCGCGCTTCGTGACATCGCCCGTCACTGGCACGGCGCCGCCAGTGTTCGCGGCGACACGTGCCGCTCCTTCGCCATTCAGATCGAGGATCACGACCTTTGCGCCTTCATCCACGAAGTGACGCGCAATCGCTGCGCCAAAACCCGATGCCCCACCCGTTACAAGGGCAATCTTGTCCTTCAGTCGCATCTTCCCGGTTCCTGTTTATGTTGTTGTCCGGAAAGCGTCGATCAAGCCGCTGACGAACGCAAGCGCTCGACGCAGTTAGTGGAGTGGATTTGACATTCGCTCCCCACCCAGCAGCGAGCTCGTCAAACGAATGTCAAATCCAAAACTCCACTAGGAACTGATATTTGCTGGTGGTCCTTTAATTCTAACATTCGCAGAAGGTGCCTACTGAAACGAGATGCGAATGTTAGAATTGGACCACTGGTCGTTCAAAAGGCACGACCTGTTATCTGGTGGAGGCGATTTTAGATTCCGCAAGACAATTTGATGAATTGTCGACTGACTTTTTGCATTATGATTTCGCACGTGCAGCGTGACGAGGCTTCTCTGACGCCTAAAATCAAGACGCGCGGCGAGTCCGGCGCCCTTTGAGGGAATGAAGCACCGGACCGGGAGACGAAGTCATGTCGGGCCTACTCGTCAATCTGGTTTTCCAGATTATTGGCGGCGCACTCGGCGGCAACATCGCGGCGGGCGCAATGAAGAATGGCACACTGGGTAAGGTCGACAATATCATTGCCGGCGCGATCGGTGGTGGTGTCGGCGGCCAGATTCTCGGAGCGCTGATTCCTATGCTCTCCAACACCGCCTCGACGCCAGACATCGGCCTGATCATCGGACAGGTGGTTGGCGGCGGCGTATCCGGCGCAATCCTGATCGCTGTCGTTGGAGCCCTTAAAAGCCGGATGGCGTGAGTTCGTTACGGGGGCCGCTGCACGATGAGACGAACTTTGGATTCAGGGACACTAGCTATCCCGAAATGTAGTCACCACACTTCTGCACGGTGGTATCACTGGCGCCCCACGGCATCACCGGAACGGACGACGTCGAATTCTTCGGAGAGCCTTCAATCAGTTTGTCCGAATAGACCATGTAAACCAGCACATTCCTCTTGGCGTCGCATCCACGCACGATCTGCATCTTTTTGAAGAACAGCGAGCGCCGCTGCCGAAACATGTCGTCTCCCTGCCCCAGCTTTGCTTTGAAGCGGATCGGGCCAATCTGCCGGCAGGACAGCGAGATATCCGAGACCTGTTCGGCCAGACCAAGCCAGCCCTTGTAACCGCCCTTTTCAGGGACCGTGAAATGGCAGGCTACTCCCTCCACA from Nitrobacteraceae bacterium AZCC 1564 includes these protein-coding regions:
- a CDS encoding putative NADH-flavin reductase (product_source=COG2910; cath_funfam=3.40.50.720; cog=COG2910; ko=KO:K07118; pfam=PF13460; superfamily=51735), with product MKVALIGATGNAGSAILGELVRRGHDVTAIVRHPENVPALKGVTAQKGDVFDEKHLASLLKDHDVAISSVHFTASDPEILLAAVKSSGVKRYLIVGGAGSLEVAPGVTLVSSPEFPAAYKAEATKGGEFLALLRRQDDVNWTFLSPSALFFDGPQTGKFRVGKDQLLTTEKGSSISFADYAIALIDELERPAHIRQRFTVGY
- a CDS encoding hypothetical protein (product_source=Hypo-rule applied; cleavage_site_network=SignalP-noTM), which produces MSHRKTVCVALFVSLLSAVPASAEIVMRESDIQNLRLGQRVYVDDGSCPAGQIREVSGVKLTAAGVARVRKCADRKTMRR
- a CDS encoding NAD(P)-dependent dehydrogenase (short-subunit alcohol dehydrogenase family) (product_source=COG1028; cath_funfam=3.40.50.720; cog=COG1028; pfam=PF00106; superfamily=51735), with protein sequence MRLKDKIALVTGGASGFGAAIARHFVDEGAKVVILDLNGEGAARVAANTGGAVPVTGDVTKRADIDKAVAAAVDNFGKLDIVVNNAGGRSATSQCWK
- a CDS encoding DNA-binding HxlR family transcriptional regulator (product_source=COG1733; cath_funfam=1.10.10.10; cog=COG1733; pfam=PF01638; smart=SM00418; superfamily=46785) encodes the protein MPPDSDLVKKALSRDLVSRKKPSGRSKAKWPLDPYAEGCPTRLVLDRIADKWTVLLLILLAERPHRFNELRRKVGGLTQKMASQTLKGLERDGLVKRKVTPTVPVTVEYSITPLGRTLEMTVDSLRLWAERHMADVARAQKLYDGTSN
- a CDS encoding NAD(P)-dependent dehydrogenase (short-subunit alcohol dehydrogenase family) (product_source=COG1028; cath_funfam=3.40.50.720; cog=COG1028; pfam=PF13561; superfamily=51735); amino-acid sequence: MLEVTEEEFDRVFAINVKSIYHMTNATVPLMRKQGGGCIINIGSTGGIRPRPGLTWYNGSKGAVNLLSSAMAAELAPDKIRVNCVAPVMGETALLETFMGVPDTPENRAKFIATIPLGRMSQPDDIAKACVYLASDDANFVTGVVLPVDGGRTV
- a CDS encoding putative membrane protein YeaQ/YmgE (transglycosylase-associated protein family) (product_source=COG2261; cog=COG2261; superfamily=52096; transmembrane_helix_parts=Outside_1_4,TMhelix_5_24,Inside_25_36,TMhelix_37_59,Outside_60_68,TMhelix_69_91,Inside_92_96) — translated: MSGLLVNLVFQIIGGALGGNIAAGAMKNGTLGKVDNIIAGAIGGGVGGQILGALIPMLSNTASTPDIGLIIGQVVGGGVSGAILIAVVGALKSRMA
- a CDS encoding CreA protein (product_source=KO:K05805; cog=COG3045; ko=KO:K05805; pfam=PF05981; transmembrane_helix_parts=Inside_1_6,TMhelix_7_29,Outside_30_187), with the translated sequence MIVRKTCVSVLSFVCWALIAVTFAGFMAGFMTSPVLAGDEPDLIFRRSTVFKLLSPDDKLATYGVDDPDVEGVACHFTVPEKGGYKGWLGLAEQVSDISLSCRQIGPIRFKAKLGQGDDMFRQRRSLFFKKMQIVRGCDAKRNVLVYMVYSDKLIEGSPKNSTSSVPVMPWGASDTTVQKCGDYISG
- a CDS encoding small multidrug resistance pump (product_source=KO:K03297; cog=COG2076; ko=KO:K03297; pfam=PF00893; superfamily=103481; transmembrane_helix_parts=Inside_1_1,TMhelix_2_21,Outside_22_30,TMhelix_31_50,Inside_51_56,TMhelix_57_79,Outside_80_83,TMhelix_84_106,Inside_107_109), with amino-acid sequence MTFFYLIVAIVLEVIGTSALQASEQFTKPKPLILTALGYAASFYFLSLVLRAMPVGIAYAIWSGLGIVLITLVGLVWFGQKLDTPAVIGLGLIIAGVGTINLFSSTIQH